CTTAAGTGCTTACGAAATTTTTAAGAATAGAGAAAATTCGATAGGCGCCCTAATGTCGGCTTCTTCTTTAGCCAATATATATTTCTTCAGAGATAGGTACAAAACTGCCTTAAATTTTGCTGAATCTGGATTGGATTTAGCTTATGTCATGGATGATAAGGCTCAGCAATCAAACCTATTAGCATTAATATGTGATATTTACACTTATATGGAGCGCTATAATCTAGCCATACAGCATTGTATTCAATCACTTAAGATCAAAGAGGAAATGGAAATACAAAAAGGGAAAGAAATCACCTTGAATACCATTGGCCTCATATATCAAGAGCTTGGAACTTACAAAAAAGCCAAAGAGTACTTATTTGAGGCACTAGCTTTGGCCCGAGAAAATGGAGAGCCTTACAATATTGCAACTACTCATAGCAATATTGGTAACTACTATTTAGCAACGGGAAGTATCGAGGATGCCCTTCAAAGTTTTCAAAGCGCAATGAAAATAGATTCTTCTAGTCAGGATAAGACGGGTTTAGCCTATTCCTTTTATGATATTGGCAAAGTATATCTATTGAAAGACGAGTTGACCAAAGCAATAGAAAACTTCAAAAAAGCTAAAGAATTAGCTGATGAGCAAAATATGCCTGAATTAGAGGCAAGAATTGGTCTGGAAATGGGTGGAGTCTTTATAACCAAATCAGAATTTCAAATAGCAATTCAAGAGCTCAAAAACAGTGTAACCATAGCTCAGAAAATTAATTCCTCAGGAATTTTAAAAGATACATATCAAAAGCTTTCTAAGCTTTATGATAAAATGGGTGATAAAACTAATGCATTAATTTACATGAAGCTCTTTATGTTAGAATCCGAAAGAAAGTTTAAAGAAGAAAATATTCGTTCGATTGCTGAGATCGAAGCACTTTACAACATTGATAAAAAGGAAAAAGAAATTGATTTATTAAAAAAGGACAATGCCATCAAAGAGCTGCAAGCCGAACAAAGAAGTTTTTTCATTACCGCATTGAGCATCGGACTTTTTTTATTGACTGTATTATTAATCATACTTTACAACAGAAACAAATTAAAAAATAGAGCCAATAAAGCTTTAAATGAACAAAATAAAGCTATACAAGAACAGAAAGAAGAAATTGAAAACCAAAAAGAGGAATTGGCTGCAACAAGTAATAAACTTGTGGATAAAAATCAAGAAGTGACGGACAGTATAGTTTACGCTAAACAAATTCAAGATTCCTTATTACCCCAGTTGCAAACCATAAAAGAGGTATTACCACAATCCTTTATATTTTTTAGACCTCGAGATATCGTCAGTGGTGATTTCTATTGGTTTACTCAAATCGAAAACAAAACAGCTATTGCTGTAGTAGATTGCACTGGACACGGGGTTCCAGGTGCTTTTATGACCGTTTTGGCTAATTCACTATTAAACCAAATCGTTTTAGAAACAGGAATTACATCTCCGGATTTAATTGTATCACTTTTAGACCAAAAAATTCAGCAAAACCTACACCAACAACAACTGGAAAATGCCAATACGGATGGCCTAGATATCGGTTTAGTTTTGCTTGATCCTCAAAACAAAACAATTGAATACTCAGGGGCAAAAATCCCTCTGTACCATTATCAGGATAATGAATTGCAGGTGATTAAGTCTGACAGAAATAGTGTAGGAAGTACGCAACAACTAAACAAATCTTTTACAAAAAAAGAAATAAAATATAAGCCGGGCGATATGATTTTTATGAGCTCTGATGGTTTTCAAGATCAATTTGGAGGTCCGAAAAATAAAAAATTTATGAAAAGTAATTTCCGTAAATTGCTTTCAAAGATTGCCGAAAAGCCCGGCCAGGAACAGCTAAATTGTGTTGAAGAGCAGTTTATCAAATGGAGAGGAAGTAATCCCCAAACTGATGATATCCTTGTTATAGGCTTTAAACTTAACTGATGGATTTCAAAAGTTATAAGAAATTAATTTATTACCTTCTAGCCTTCTTAGGGGTATTTCTATTCTTAGTATTTAATTTACTAGAATTTGAACTCCATTCCGAGGAAGGTAAAATAGATAATTTGTCTGATGCTTTTTGGTATTCAATTGTAACATTGACCACCGTAGGTTATGGTGACATGGTTCCAACATCGTCAGGTGGACGTGCAATTGGTTACGTATTAATATTGTTGAGTTTAGGTGTATACGGTTTACTTATTGGTCAAATATCAAATATTATGACAAGCATTAAAGAAAATAAGAAAATGGGAATGTATGGAACAGACTTTCAAGATCATATAGTGGTAATTGGATGGACTCAATTTGGAAAAACCGTTATTGATCAATTAATAAAAGCAGGCAGAAAAGTTGCTATTGTTACTAAAAACAGAGAAACTATTGATTTACTGAAAGAGCTTTATCAAGAGAAAAACCTCTTTATTCTGTACAGTGATTATGAAAATTTTGAATTACTTGAAAAAGTCAATATTGAAAAATCTTCTACTGTATTTATTAATCTAAATGATGATACCGAAAAATTAGTTTACATTCTAAATCTTAAAAAGGAATATGAAAATTTGAATTTTACGGTTACGCTGGAAAATTCAAATTTGAAACAAACCTTCATTAGCGCAGGTGTCACTCATGCTATTTCACAAAATGAAATCGCTAGCAGACTATTAGCCAGCTATATGTTTGAACCAGATGTAGCCCTTTTCTCTGAGGAAATATTAGCCTACCCTACCAACGATGAAGAATATGACATGAAAGAATTTAAAGTAGTGGAGGGAAACCCGTATAATGGACAAGAATATGATAAAGTATTTTTTGACCTTAAAAAAAATGAAAATGTAATTTTATTAGGTTTGGTTAGAGTTGATGAAGGAAAAAGAATGCTCTACAAAAATCCATCCGATAACTTTAAAATTAAGACAAATGATTACCTAATTATGTTGATGAACCAAAAAACTCAAAAGAAAATAAAGAGGGTCTTTGAACTTGAGGAAGGTGTCTGAATTAATAATCGATTTCGTAAAATTCAAAATCCTTGCCTTTTCCATAAGCCGTCAATTCGCTTAAAGTATACTCTTCCAAAGTGGTTAGGTCTTTGCAAATAAAATCTTTATAACCCGTGGCGTTGGTGACTTTAAATTCATGAACTTCACCATAATTCACCATATAATAATCTTTTCCTACTCTTACAGTCTCAATAGATATTGACATTTGCAATTATAAAATTTTATTTCAGTTCAATGAACTCTGTAACTGCATTTAGGTTTCAACAATTTGGAAATACAATTACTATTTCAAACAGTGGTGCTTTTCCTTTTTGATTTCTCCCAAATTGCAGACTGTTTCCCTTTTATTAACCTGAAAAAACCCTGATACACTGAAACATTCATAAATGAGAAATAGAAAGGGATTAAAATAATTTTAGGGACTTTTTCTTTCCCTTCAGCAAAAGAACCTGCTATTGAAATTAGATAAAAAAGTATTTGCAACCCAAACAAAATCACATAAATCATGTCTAATTGAAAGACCAAATAGAAATTCAATACAAAAACGATCAATAACGATAATGGTGTTAGAGACCACCGTAGCATTCTGTGAGAAATATATTGAAAACTCAACCAACCATATTTAAAAATATTAAGTAGTGGTAAGAATATTAAAATAGATTGAATTCCACCTGCAGCAATTCTCACTTTCCTCTTTCTTTCTTCAGAAATGGATTCAGAACCGCTCTCGATTGCATAGGCATCTGGCTCATAAACAACTTTAAATCCAGCTTGAGCAATTTTCATAGATACATAAAAATCTTCTATAAGAATACCATCTGGAACCATGGGCATTAAATCTCTTTTAACAGAAAAAAGTTCTCCGGCTGCACCTACCACAGTATTCAGTTCGGAGTCCCACTTTTTCAGAGCCGATTCATACTTCCAATAAGCCCCTTCTCCACTTCCGGCCACATCTTTAGCATCTGTTGACATCACTCTTTTTTCTCCAGCAACTGCCCCTACTAAATCACTTTTGTAATGTCTAACAATATTAACTATAGCATCGCTGTTTAAAAAAGTGTTGGCATCGCAAAAAACTAAAATTGGAGATTTAAGCAGGGGCAGCACTCTATTTATTGCTGCATTTTTACCCCGTCTTTCTTCTGAATGAAATAATTTTAATCCATTGTATTCATTCACAATTTTTTCACTTCCATCTGAAGTGCCATCCGTCACAAAACATATATTAAGTTTTTCATGTGGATATTTAAGATTTAAAGTATTTTTAATCTTTTCCCTCAAAATATCTCCTTCATTATAGCAAGCAATAATTAAACTTACTTCCGGTAGTTCATTTTCTGAAAAATACTCTGGAATCGTAGCTCTGAACTGGCGCTTAATTTTGACTAACAATAATAGTACTATTGGATAGCCTAAGTAGGTGTAAGTTATCAACCCAATTCCCGTCCAAAAAATAAATTCCATTTAATTCGTATTATTAATATGTAAACTTTTAATCTTTATACTCTCGTTTTGGCTTTTTTCAGTTCTGGAGAATATATCTCATACATTCATAGTGCAATGTAATATTTTCATCGATAAATGACCGCAATATAAAATAATACAATTAATATTTTGTATTTTTCCGACTCGATATTGTAATGTTTTCTCATGTTCTCAGTCAGGATTTTTAGGCAATGCCACTTTCTAATAATAGTACTCGTATTCGCCTTTTTAAATATAAACTTTGCTGCAGGTCAAACAGACCCAGAAATCCAAAGCACAGCCGTAACTGAATCTACGTACGGAAGTATTTATAACTATGAAATTGTAGTTTTTGATGCTGAAGGAGCTGATTTAGAAGTAATTATACAGTCAGGTAGTTTACCAAACGGTGTGACATTAGTTGAAAATGCTGGGGAGTATTCAATTGAGGGAACTCCTACAGAAACAGGTGATTTCTCTCTAGTTTTAGAAGTTTACGAAACAGTTACCCCTGCTAACAATAATACACAAAGCTTTACAATTGAAGTAAGTAAAGCTACACTTTCGGTAACTGCTGATGACCAAAACATTGTGTATGGTGATGCCATTCCAACACTTAGCTTCTCCTACTCTGGCTTTGTCAATAGTGAAGATGCCTCAGATTTAATCACTGCTCCTACGGCCACTACCGCTGCCAACGCTAGCAGTAATGCGGGAGACTATCCCATCACTTTATCTGGGGGAGTCTCCAGTAACTATGATTTCGATTATACGCCAGGAACTTTAACCATTGCCAAGGCTGATCAAACTATTACTTTCGACCCCATCGCTGACAAGGTTTACGGTGATGCTGATTTTACTCTTTCCGCCAGCAGTAACAGCGGACTGCCTATTAGCTTTTCGGTGGCTTCTGGAAATGCTAGCCTTTCTGGGAATACGGTCACCATCACGGGAACAGGTTTGGTTTCCATTCAGGCCAATCAAAGTGGTGATGCTAATTTTAACCCCGCTACAACGGTGAGCCAAGGGTTTGAAGTGACTAAGGCTTTGCTATCGCTAACTGCCGATGACCAAAACATTGTGTATGGTGATGCTATTCCAACACTTAGCTTCTCTTACTCTGGCTTTGTCAATAGCGAAGATGCCTCAGATTTAATCACTGCTCCTACGGCCACTACCGCTGCCAACGCTAGCAGTAATGCAGGAGACTATCCCATCACTTTATCTGGGGGAGTCTCCAGTAACTATGATTTCGATTATACGCCAGGAACTTTAACCATTGCCAAGGCTGATCAAACTATTACTTTCGACCCCATCGCTGACAAGGTTTACGGTGATGCTGATTTTACACTTTCCGCCAGCAGTGACAGCGGACTGCCTATTAGCTTCTCGGTGGCTTCTGGAAATGCTAGCCTTTCTGGGAATACGGTCACCATCACGGGAACAGGTTTGGTTTCCATTCAGGCCAATCAAAGTGGTGATGCTAATTTTAACCCCGCTACAACGGTGAGCCAAGGGTTTGAAGTGACTAAGGCTTTGCTATCGCTAACTGCTGATGACCAAAACATTGTATATGGTGATGCCATTCCAACACTTAGCTTCTCCTACTCTGGCTTTGTCAATAGCGAAGATGCCTCCGATTTAATCACTGCTCCTACGGCCACTACCGCTGCCAACGCTAGCAGTGATGCGGGAGACTATCCCATCACTTTATCTGGGGGAGTCTCCAGTAACTATGATTTCGATTATACGCCAGGAACTTTAACCATTGCCAAGGCTGATCAAACTATTACTTTCGACCCCATCGCTGACAAGGTTTACGGTGATGCTGATTTTACACTTTCCGCCAGTAGTGACAGCGGACTGCCTATTAGCTTCTCGGTGGCTTCTGGAAATGCTAGCCTTTCTGGGAATACGGTCACCATCACGGGAACAGGTTTGGTTTCCATTCAGGCCAATCAAAGTGGTGATGCTAATTTTAACCCCGCTACAACGGTGAGTCAAGGGTTTGAAGTGACTAAGGCTTTGCTATCGCTAACTGCTGATGACCAAAACATTGTGTATGGTGATGCTATTCCAACACTTAGCTTCTCTTACTCTGGCTTTGTCAATAGTGAAGATGCCTCAGATTTAATCACTGCTCCTACGGCCACTACCGCTGCCAACGCTAGCAGTAATGCGGGAGACTATCCCATCACTTTATCTGGGGGAGTCTCCAGTAATTATGATTTCGATTATACGCCAGGAACTTTAACCATTGCCAAGGCTGATCAAACTATTACTTTCGACCCCATCGCTGACAAGGTTTACGGTGATGCTGATTTTACTCTTTCCGCCAGCAGTAACAGCGGACTGCCTATTAGCTTTTCGGTGGCTTCTGGAAATGCTAGCCTTTCTGGGAATACGGTCACCATCACTGGAACAGGTTTGGTTTCCATTCAGGCCAATCAAAGTGGTGATGCTAATTTTAACCCCGCTACAACGGTGAGCCAAGGGTTTGAAGTGACTAAGGCTTTGCTATCGCTAACTGCCGATGACCAAAACATTGTGTATGGTGATGCTATTCCAACACTTAGTTTCTCCTACTCTGGCTTTGTCAATAGCGAAGATGCCTCCGATTTAATCACTGCTCCTACGGCCACTACCGCTGCCAACGCTAGCAGTGATGCGGGAGACTATCCCATCACTTTATCTGGGGGAGTCTCCAGTAACTATGATTTCGATTATACGCCAGGAACTTTAACAATTGCCAAGGCTGATCAAACTATTACTTTCGACCCCATCGCTGACAAGGTTTACGGTGATGCTGATTTTACTCTTTCCGCCAGCAGTAACAGCGGACTGCCTATTAGCTTTTCGGTGGCTTCTGGAAATGCTAGCCTTTCTGGGAATACGGTCACCATCACTGGGACAGGTTTGGTTTCCATTCAGGCCAATCAAAGTGGTGATGCTAATTTTAACCCCGCTACAACGGTGAGCCAAGGGTTTGAAGTGACTAAGGCTGTTGCTTCAATTCAAATCATTAATACTCTTCAAAATTTTGATGGGAGCCCAAAAGAAGTATCAGTTATTACACAGCCTGATAATCTAAACTTTAGTATTACTTATAATGGAAGCACTAGCCCACCTTTCAGCGCTGGCGTTTATACAGTAGAGGTAACTATAACAGAAGATAATTATCAAGGACAATTAGTATCTGAGCTCGTAATCAATAATGCACCAACCACTAGCAATATCCCGAATCAGGAAGTTGCGGAAGACAGTAATCCGATTCAATTAGATTTGTTAAATTATTTCAATGATGTGGAAGATGAAGATTCCGATTTAACATTTTCTGTTGTTAATAACTCTAATCCATCCTTATTTTCTAAGATAGAATTGATAGACAATCTTGTA
This is a stretch of genomic DNA from Marivirga harenae. It encodes these proteins:
- a CDS encoding potassium channel family protein encodes the protein MDFKSYKKLIYYLLAFLGVFLFLVFNLLEFELHSEEGKIDNLSDAFWYSIVTLTTVGYGDMVPTSSGGRAIGYVLILLSLGVYGLLIGQISNIMTSIKENKKMGMYGTDFQDHIVVIGWTQFGKTVIDQLIKAGRKVAIVTKNRETIDLLKELYQEKNLFILYSDYENFELLEKVNIEKSSTVFINLNDDTEKLVYILNLKKEYENLNFTVTLENSNLKQTFISAGVTHAISQNEIASRLLASYMFEPDVALFSEEILAYPTNDEEYDMKEFKVVEGNPYNGQEYDKVFFDLKKNENVILLGLVRVDEGKRMLYKNPSDNFKIKTNDYLIMLMNQKTQKKIKRVFELEEGV
- a CDS encoding tetratricopeptide repeat protein; this encodes MKVFLCITIFTVFLQPLSAQNTDSLENLLTSGISDSQKKDILIELCKEYRDSNPNAMRLYAEELVTLSKKDTTSNSFAWAHYYLGDYYYLVDDFDKTEKYFLSAYEIFKNRENSIGALMSASSLANIYFFRDRYKTALNFAESGLDLAYVMDDKAQQSNLLALICDIYTYMERYNLAIQHCIQSLKIKEEMEIQKGKEITLNTIGLIYQELGTYKKAKEYLFEALALARENGEPYNIATTHSNIGNYYLATGSIEDALQSFQSAMKIDSSSQDKTGLAYSFYDIGKVYLLKDELTKAIENFKKAKELADEQNMPELEARIGLEMGGVFITKSEFQIAIQELKNSVTIAQKINSSGILKDTYQKLSKLYDKMGDKTNALIYMKLFMLESERKFKEENIRSIAEIEALYNIDKKEKEIDLLKKDNAIKELQAEQRSFFITALSIGLFLLTVLLIILYNRNKLKNRANKALNEQNKAIQEQKEEIENQKEELAATSNKLVDKNQEVTDSIVYAKQIQDSLLPQLQTIKEVLPQSFIFFRPRDIVSGDFYWFTQIENKTAIAVVDCTGHGVPGAFMTVLANSLLNQIVLETGITSPDLIVSLLDQKIQQNLHQQQLENANTDGLDIGLVLLDPQNKTIEYSGAKIPLYHYQDNELQVIKSDRNSVGSTQQLNKSFTKKEIKYKPGDMIFMSSDGFQDQFGGPKNKKFMKSNFRKLLSKIAEKPGQEQLNCVEEQFIKWRGSNPQTDDILVIGFKLN
- a CDS encoding glycosyltransferase family 2 protein encodes the protein MEFIFWTGIGLITYTYLGYPIVLLLLVKIKRQFRATIPEYFSENELPEVSLIIACYNEGDILREKIKNTLNLKYPHEKLNICFVTDGTSDGSEKIVNEYNGLKLFHSEERRGKNAAINRVLPLLKSPILVFCDANTFLNSDAIVNIVRHYKSDLVGAVAGEKRVMSTDAKDVAGSGEGAYWKYESALKKWDSELNTVVGAAGELFSVKRDLMPMVPDGILIEDFYVSMKIAQAGFKVVYEPDAYAIESGSESISEERKRKVRIAAGGIQSILIFLPLLNIFKYGWLSFQYISHRMLRWSLTPLSLLIVFVLNFYLVFQLDMIYVILFGLQILFYLISIAGSFAEGKEKVPKIILIPFYFSFMNVSVYQGFFRLIKGKQSAIWEKSKRKSTTV
- a CDS encoding MBG domain-containing protein, yielding MFSVRIFRQCHFLIIVLVFAFLNINFAAGQTDPEIQSTAVTESTYGSIYNYEIVVFDAEGADLEVIIQSGSLPNGVTLVENAGEYSIEGTPTETGDFSLVLEVYETVTPANNNTQSFTIEVSKATLSVTADDQNIVYGDAIPTLSFSYSGFVNSEDASDLITAPTATTAANASSNAGDYPITLSGGVSSNYDFDYTPGTLTIAKADQTITFDPIADKVYGDADFTLSASSNSGLPISFSVASGNASLSGNTVTITGTGLVSIQANQSGDANFNPATTVSQGFEVTKALLSLTADDQNIVYGDAIPTLSFSYSGFVNSEDASDLITAPTATTAANASSNAGDYPITLSGGVSSNYDFDYTPGTLTIAKADQTITFDPIADKVYGDADFTLSASSDSGLPISFSVASGNASLSGNTVTITGTGLVSIQANQSGDANFNPATTVSQGFEVTKALLSLTADDQNIVYGDAIPTLSFSYSGFVNSEDASDLITAPTATTAANASSDAGDYPITLSGGVSSNYDFDYTPGTLTIAKADQTITFDPIADKVYGDADFTLSASSDSGLPISFSVASGNASLSGNTVTITGTGLVSIQANQSGDANFNPATTVSQGFEVTKALLSLTADDQNIVYGDAIPTLSFSYSGFVNSEDASDLITAPTATTAANASSNAGDYPITLSGGVSSNYDFDYTPGTLTIAKADQTITFDPIADKVYGDADFTLSASSNSGLPISFSVASGNASLSGNTVTITGTGLVSIQANQSGDANFNPATTVSQGFEVTKALLSLTADDQNIVYGDAIPTLSFSYSGFVNSEDASDLITAPTATTAANASSDAGDYPITLSGGVSSNYDFDYTPGTLTIAKADQTITFDPIADKVYGDADFTLSASSNSGLPISFSVASGNASLSGNTVTITGTGLVSIQANQSGDANFNPATTVSQGFEVTKAVASIQIINTLQNFDGSPKEVSVITQPDNLNFSITYNGSTSPPFSAGVYTVEVTITEDNYQGQLVSELVINNAPTTSNIPNQEVAEDSNPIQLDLLNYFNDVEDEDSDLTFSVVNNSNPSLFSKIELIDNLVELHFKSNQNGISNITVRCTDTNGLFIESSFEMSVTAVQDAPFITSEPIVEVLQDQDYQYLITAEDYDQDDELSITNIISLPSWLTLTDNGDGTAVLSGSSNNNLVGTYGIAIGVSDDNGNSANQFFDIEIVDVNDLPVFTSSPLTEVEVENAYSYNITTLDIDQNDEVSIYAIKKPSWLVFSTESMPQGNATLKGTPTNSDRNSSQEVKLIAVDLREDTAYQNFTINIDFPNTAPLFISEPITVATEDIRYEYKIEVQDPEDDSLKVIALNLPEWLEFNEDSLAISGLPSNSEVGAHNVALEVEDFFGLKVTQNFSIEVANVNDAPVIISTPDTTAVQNQLYEYRIETEDIDLNDDVEISILTKPSWLNFDDENLLSGTPKFEDVENSPYEVQINATDMSGEVDMQSFQINVQLENFPPTIDSIENPAPISEDTEEVFTVNLTGISDGGENNQEITMELSTDSPNLFTEFNIEYASPNKEAVLNYQIRSDSFGIAQVKIRVEDDGPSSINFREIYFQIEVLPVNDSPEITSTPVERTLPNEFYQYNIAATDADPDDDLTFTLTSGPDWLSLTKNGNLTATLEGLVPEDATSENISITVSDLENASNIQSYLLKINDPPVISDFVIQTNEDVPYQFSTSDFTVNFNDPEGDNINAIQLFFTRGRIQLNDSDVSTGEFISFDQDIDLQFIPPQDFFGTINLQWSASDGFVQSELANIVVEVDTVNDKPILSNIENTTLEFIQGSNPISVTESMTVSDIDDLMMDSAWVQITENYNSSEDRLINEAVNNNELAFEFNQSSGLLLITGNATKSDYDLVLRSIAYQNINSLSNDISPKSISFSISDGKDRSLQISREVQLSNVLPELDFVNAFTPNNDDVNDTWDFTNLDAFEQVNISVFNTQGVRVFHCTTTDCQWDGTYNQKELPAGTYFYLIKLNNGRRKYEGNVTILR